One Eriocheir sinensis breed Jianghai 21 unplaced genomic scaffold, ASM2467909v1 Scaffold399, whole genome shotgun sequence genomic window carries:
- the LOC126992093 gene encoding uncharacterized protein LOC126992093: MVNTKVQGHHRGHQGHHTLNKQLLCAVCCQAYNAGQRDPVELPRCGHTFCRLCLFHLQGRQQNFPCPLCRTQHCGPPVERMPVNFLAISLLETMGQVESDESSEEYPAGEVCGTHGAPLLLWCRQCRQVLCAKCLSQQQHAGHTLHELQAVLAEKKSHIEEEARHRLRDLEKERQKLTREVESVVSTLSRIYKKSEALGRQMQRVENIRKVTTDTDNLQTVANLELALHRLPKPGSLPQEPTLEDKYNNFIAEDEGSKTNDNEGGLKTWPLIMDVAGGGRHWPIIPWQHFTAQVPALQLLVPSPAPEVFLQLEVAGVVLGRVHIRLWGHLRRAHHFLALCLGTFGPSYKGAKFRTVERRGEPGESLRGGDYPATDGSGTMCRGVMAELEWGGQHAGPVRKGVVGGGGGGCHESDALFNICLRDKPHGKMSCPFGEVVSGLSVVSYAAYHHPLTEVTISAAGLVLPPY; encoded by the exons ATGGTCAACACCAAAGTGCAAG GGCACCACCGCGGGCACCAGGGCCACCACACGCTCAACAAGCAGCTGCTGTGTGCCGTCTGCTGCCAGGCATACAATGCTGGTCAGAGGGACCCCGTGGAGCTGCCCCGCTGCGGCCACACCTTCTGCCGCCTGTGTCTCTTCCACCTACAAGGCCGACAGCAAAATTTCCCTTGTCCCCTCTGCCGCACCCAGCACTGCGGCCCGCCTGTTGAGCGGATGCCCGTCAACTTCCTCGCCATTAGCCTCCTGGAGACGATGGGGCAG GTTGAGAGCGACGAGTCCAGCGAAGAGTACCCGGCAGGGGAAGTGTGTGGCACGCATGGCGCCCCGCTGCTGCTGTGGTGCCGCCAGTGCCGGCAGGTGCTGTGCGCTAAATGTCTCTCCCAGCAGCAGCACGCCGGACACACCCTGCACGAGTTGCAGGCTGTTCTGGCGGAAAAGAAGAGTCACatagaggaggaggcgaggcacaGGCTGCGGGACCTGGAGAAGGAGAGGCAAAAGTTGACGAGAGAGGTGGAGTCCGTCGTGTCCACGCTGTCAAGGATCTACAAGAAGAGCGAGGCGTTGGGGCGGCAGATGCAGAGGGTCGAGAACATCCGGAAAGTCACGACGGACACGGACAACCTGCAGACGGTGGCGAACTTGGAACTCGCACTCCACAGACTCCCAAAGCCCGGCAGCTTACCTCAAGAGCCGACGCTGGAAGACAAGTACAATAACTTTATCGCGGAGGACGAGGGGTCGAAGACGAACGACAACGAGGGGGGCCTCAAGACGTGGCCTCTGATCATGGACGTGGCTGGCGGCGGGAGGCACTGGCCCATCATCCCCTGGCAACACTTCACGGCccaa GTCCCGGCCCTGCAACTCCTGGTCCCGTCGCCCGCTCCCGAGGTGTTCCTGCAGCTGGAGGTGGCTGGCGTCGTCCTGGGCCGCGTCCACATACGTCTCTGGGGTCATCTACGGCGCGCCCACCACTTCCTGGCACTCTGTCTGGGTACATTCGGCCCCTCTTACAAGGGTGCCAAGTTCCGCACTGTCGAACGCAGGGGCGAACCCGGCGAGAGTCTGCGTGGCGGTGATTACCCAGCGACGGACGGCAGCGGCACCATGTGTCGGGGCGTGATGGCAGAGCTGGAGTGGGGAGGCCAGCACGCCGGCCCCGTCAGGAAGGGTGTGGTGGGAGGTGGGGGCGGGGGGTGCCACGAGTCTGACGCCCTCTTCAACATCTGCCTGCGGGACAAGCCTCACGGAAAGATGTCCTGTCCCTTCGGCGAGGTGGTGTCGGGTCTGAGCGTGGTGAGTTACGCGGCGTACCATCACCCGCTCACCGAGGTCACCATATCCGCCGCCGGCCTCGTCCTGCCACCCTACTGA